The window gcagcccactacagggcacaggtctcttgcgagtgtagattggtggacttctcatgcctttgagaacattatgaagaactgtcaggtatgcaggtttcctcacaacattttcctttaccgttcaagcaaattatatttaattgctttaagaaaagttaaaggtgtatACTGGGGTTCAAACTCAGCAGCCCACAAGTGATGCTgatgtcctaaccactaagctatcacagtGTTTTACTACTGGTGTTTCACTTTTACTACtatattataagaaattaaatattactggTTTTTATACTTTAGAAAAACAATACTGGGGCTCAAACTCAGCACCCCACAAGTGAAGCTGATGTCCTAACCTCTAAGCTATCACAGTGTTTAGTTAGTtagaaaaacattgtgattaATGCTTACAAGTGCATGGCTGGGAGTGGAAACCcgggttgatgataatgatggtgatgactttACAGTATATACTTAACAGTACATAGACATATACTTAACAGTCCACTGCATGTTTGTTGATTTTGGTTTTGTCCAATGAACATTAGAACATGtagaaaatatctattaaaatcaagaTACCTGTGATATTTTCAATATAACCCACCTCTGCTGACACCCATACATACCAGTTAGACCCAGTAAATCAAACAGCTCATAACTTTTTCATCCATGCATATTTGTGATGTGATTTGGAATAGCTGCCGCACTCCATCTCCACATCCCCCTACTGTTATCCTACAGTGACTGTCatgtattttgaaatataaataaattattgtgacagatattttttatttactaaaattagtTACACATAAATGCAATCTAAATATTGTGTGCTAAAGGAGTTAAAACCAACgtattataaattttgtatcaTCAGTTTGCATCACCAGCCTATTCTGAGTGGTTTACATAAAGAATTCCACTCGAAATACTTAAGATCACATTTTATTTTCCAGTAGTACAAACTATTGTAGTACTAAAgcaaataaataggtattctATTTCAAAAACATTTCGCCGATTGTAGGCAAAGTTAcacaaaaaattatgttattggGTACCTATTACATTGTTTATCTTTGGCAGTAATATATTGAATCACATAAAAGCTTAActaaattttttacaaataatgagATAATACTTCAATATTGGGTTTGAATAAAGTATCATAAATTGCACGCTTACAACACTAAGAAAGTAATGTCATAAAGTCCCTGCATGCTACGTCAGATGGCAGCACGTTTTCGGAGTATTGATTTTCTCTCCAACACTGGCTTGTCGGAAAATCAATATCACATTCTGAATCGTCTGGAAAACCCATTTGCGTGACATTGTCCTTAGAAGTGCTTTCGTGTGATCAAAATAACAATCTAGTAAAATTTACCTGTCGTACACAATATAGCGAAGCCCTAAGAAAGAATAAGATCGGGAAATTCCGTTGAAGCACTGAGTTACGATGTTTATACAAGAGTGAACAAAATTTCCGATATCGTGTGTGTTGTTTCGCTTCAAAGTTTTTTTGCTGCTTTATTATGCGTTCTCTAACTGCGGCCCACGGGGTGGAACCCTTGCCTGAATTGGGTTTAACATCTGGGATACAAGTTGAAGACAACCCCGATGCGGACATGGCCGGGGCGCAAGACACTATTTACTTGTGTAACTTCCGCGTCTCAGTTGACGGAGAGTGGCTCTGTTTGAAGGAACTGCACGACATGGAAATGCAGAATTCTTATACTGCTCAATCAGATAACGGTGCAATGACTTCTCCAGACGATCCTATGCATTCTTTAATGGGTAATTAGTTTCATTACTGCGGATGTCTTTAGCAGTTATTGTTACCGCTTTCGCAAAACCCAATTTcccatttttctataaaatgtatctaaccggtttttttaaccgatttaaccGATTGCTTTCGAAGTAGTGTTGTagcgttttaattattttattgtagttaTCTAATTTTAGGGTGCCGTTTTTCCATAACTCAATATTCTCTTTTTGAAATCTCAGTATTATCTAATAATGTAAAcgtgtaataaaacaaaatttattgtaatacaTTTTCATCGGATTGAACTTAAAGCTAACATTTAAGTGAAAATGCCTGTTGTAGCCCGAGACCCGGTTGTGATAGAGCGCAGCAATCTCGTGAATATCTCCAAGCTGATTGTGAAGGAGCTAATTGAGCAATCACTGCGATATGGCCGGATGCTCGACAGTGATCATTTACCGTTGCATCACTTCTTCATTGTTCTTGAACATGTCATGCGTCATGGGCTCAAGCCTAAAAAGGTAACTCTAGGTTATGCACCTTCTTGTAACTTACAGCACTTAGGAACTATAACATTTATGTTACCGACATACAATTGCCATTTACCAGCTGACGTTTAAAATATTCAGCTTGTAGCCTCTGGTAATTTACGAAATAAGAATTTAAGTCTTAAGCCAAAAAACGTGAAGTAATTCTGACGCCATAACAATATTCTTATGTATACGTTTTATCTTTCTTAGGGCTTGCTTGGTCCAAAGAAGGAATTGTGGGATATTCTGCAAATGGTCGAAAAATATTCACCAGAAGCAGCAGACATCACAGCTAGCATCAGGGACTTACCTACCGTCAAGTGAGtgttatacatttaaaatatacctaactatttataataggggatgaaagttatTCGTCAGAACGCGCTTAACTCAAGAAATATCAGGACGATAAAAAAATTAGCATTTCACTGTCAAATTCTTGAGAGAAATAGGCGGCCGAGTCGAAGCTGTTGATCAGGGTATATTGTTGTATAGGATAGCGGAAGAAAAAGTTTATAGgaaaattatgaatgaatgaatgaatgaatacacttttattgtacaccacagagaaaatttacagagatacaaatacaacagcacaataaggtagaacgtacaatttggcggccttatcgctaaatagcgatctcttccaggcaaccaaaggcatacaagaaaatgttataagaaataagtaggtggtacaacaaacaaaattaaatattaattatcagaGGTTGTCGCGGACGAAAACGCGCGTGaccgccatttttttttcttaggtaGGTAGTAGGACCTAATTAGAGTTTTAGTGTAAACGTTGTAAtgttattgaattaataaaaattttacattgaatattaaaaaaactatagttTTTCGAGCTCGCTACGAAAAAGTCTCTTATCGGTTCTATATTTTAGGACTGCAATGGGACGCGCTAGAGCCTGGCTACGTTTAGCGCTAATGCAAAAGAGGCTTGCTGACTACCTCAGAATCTTGTTGGAACATCGCGAAGAAACGCTTGAAGAATATTTCGAACCGCACGCATTGATGCTAAATGAGGAAGCTGTGATCATAACAGGATTACTTGTTGGCCTGAATGTTGTTGATTGCAATTTATGTGTTAAGGTTAGTATGGTCTACTTTTGTCTGAGTTTTTGCGGCCTATCGAaggaagctttagttttatagtTACTTACTAAGCGGTGGTACTACCAAGCGGTGGTACtaccaagcggtgatagctcagtgggtaggatttcgacttgactttcggggcccgagttcgaatcccagcacgcacctgtaactcttctaagttatgtgcgtgtaacaattcaaatatcacttgcttcaacggtgaaggaaaacattacagaaacttgcatgcctgagagttcttcataatgttctcaaaggtgtgtggagtccaccattccgcactgggccagcgtggtggactacggccttaaccccattcccattcctgtagtgggtcgatgatggattgatatgatgatgatgatgaattattaaaCTCGTTTTAGCATAGACGACTACGAATCACGAGTAACTAGATTGATTCTTGATTGATTGTGAGTAGATTCGATTCTCGAGTCGGGCTAATAATTCATAgatattgagtttttctgtcACGAAATTCTTAGTACCGTATTTTCCACCATATCCTTGATATTCATCCCCCTGCTTCGTAGAGCACGGAAGGATAAATTCACGGGGAAGGAATGTCAGTCCACGTGATTATCAAGTACATGTAGTAATAAGCCCGCAAACccgtataattaaatgtatagatATACCTTCTACTCCTAAACTGAGCAGTGGATGAGTCAATGCTCTAATTCCCTCACTGCTGTGAGATAAAAGACCTGTCCCAGCATTGGGACATAAAAAGGCTGAGGATAAAAGTgaataatagaaaaatcctattataatgttaaggtttacaaagcttgggtatgaattgctctaacttcatagctaaatatttaatacaaattctactgtgagatggtgataacaaaaaaaacttggctaagtttgttgtgggctcatTTCGTATCCTCCtaactttagtttcaagttaacgaatgtaacATGATGTATGTGAGAACGCTTCATCAGTGCTTGTGATAAGGTCTAGattaataaaagatatttgaatttgaatggcTGAACTCagttgtttgtttttatctcGGGTTTTTTCTTGATAAGTGTATTTAAAATACTGTAGGAAGAAGATTTAGACAGTCAGCAAGGAGTGATAGATTTCTCCCTCTACCTTCGCGGAAGCAATTCATCCAATGAGTTGGCCGGTAACGGTAATAATGGAAACAATGAACCCAAGCAACGCCACATCAACACAATGTTGGACCAAAAGAATTACATCGAAGAGTTAAACAGACATCTTAAGTGAGTATAATATGCATTGTTGTTCTTTCACACGAGATGAACAATGAgttgtcttttattttcaaaaggtGTTTATAGctgctattttatttaatctccagcagtgttttttttcattaagaaGCAAATAGTTTTTAGCAGCGAAACCAGAGACGTGATatccttttttttcttaactattCCACCACAAGCTAGCCCTAGACTACGATAtgacctggtggttagtgatgatgcagtctaagatggtagcgggctaatctgttagggagtatggcagttatatttaacccgtaGGTAgttacacctaatcggtttgctaaatcgcttagcggcacgtctttgtcggtaggataacAAATTGGCCACGACCGatgcctcctaccagaccaaagaaaatacagaaattataaatttccaaattgcacctgccggtaatcgaacccggAAGGTCCTATCTAAATAGGTTttcactttgttttttatattactatatttttataataaagcggAAAAGATCCTGCTCTGGAACTACCAGTCGGATATGAAAACACTAATactaatgtaatttttaacataatagtCTCGAATTAGTGTAATTGCTGTGCTCGATTCAGTGTTATGTAGTTGATAAGCCATTTGGTAACTGAGTATTTAGTGATTAACTGAAACACCGTAATAAAACTACACGCAGATTAAAAAACGTGTCCAGTTTCTTCTTTAGAACGTTGCTGTTTACCTGCATTCGTTGGTCATTCTTTATTACTAACATGTTTACCGCCTATTCAGGATATTGTTTCTCAGGCAACCAATGTTCTCCGCAATACAGGCCACCTGGTTTTGAGCCTAATGGCAAAACAagaaacttatattaaatattaatatgcaatataaaaaaaaaaatgttacaaattaaaatttctgcgtccaggcagccctacgtggagtttaatttatatatatatatatgtattgttgtagtttatttatttattactattattatctgATATTTTGAGCTTGCTAAGGATAAACGAGTAGATAATTTTAAGCGTGACGAATGTTAATAGTTTACAATGAAATAGTAACTTTTGCGAGGAACATTGTGCGTTTGAAAGTTCTTTGCTTAAAGTATCAGCTGTTTAAGATCAGAAAACCCAGGACACGCTTGTACAGAATATTTTCCTGTAAAAACAGTTGTGTTTTGTTGTGATTAACCCTTAATAAACCCATTAACgaccactacaaggcacggagtttcctttcagaatgagataGGTATAGGTATAGAATAGGACTTAGTCAATCCCGCTGCGGACTAGCCAAGTCCGGATTGCtagtcttcacacgcctttgaaaactttatggaGAAACTCTAAGGCTAGCAGGATACCTCACGATGCTTTTCTGACCGTTAAATCGATAGTCaatcattaatttaattgaaattttaaaaaaagaaggagTGCTTTTAAAACCTTACATCAGCAATattgtatttgaaaataaataaaacactccATTTTAGTGCAACAGTGACAAATCTTCAATCCAAAGTCGAGGGGCTGACAACAACCAATGCTTTAATGAAGGAAGACCTGGCTATCGCTAAGAACACCATGATCCAGCTGGTAGAAGAAAACAATCAGTTAAAACATGCTCTAGGTGAGTCCTTTTAAAGTGTTATCTTTACAAAtgttataattgcgaaagtgttattatttctttgtttgtttttcctttcttCGCGCTATAAAAAAGTAACCAATcgtcttgatttttggcatagagttagttgaaaaagacggagagtaatattGTTACTTTTTGTCCCAGGGAAACAAACTTTTCctacggaatttgtaaaaaacgcgTACGATGAACGCGGGCAACCTTTAGTTAccttatacctaaataaacttCGAATAGGATTTTTATCTATATCCACACTTTGTCATTTAGGCATGTTTACAATTTGAAATATGCTCTGTCTAAATTTTGTTCACTATATATCTATGCCGTTCCGTTCTTTGCCTTCCGTTATCCGATACCCAAGCGTTTCATTTCGAAGCGTGATTAATATTCGGGAATATAGATAACAAGAGTATTTTTTGTgagtttaattataatacatatacgAGAATGGTACTTATGGGCCTGATTTTAACAAGttgaaatatactttaataaatgACTATATGACCTAATGtaaaatacatgaaaaaaacTAGCTCATTTTGCAATCTAGAAATCAAAAAAACATTATGATAGAGAAATAATATAAGCTTCTAATTaactaaaattacttaaaataatgtaaGCTTTTAAATGGTGCAAATTTCATCTTGTTATCACCTGTAATGTATGGAAGCGTTTCAATCTCCTTGAAGATCTCACGTAAAGCAACGATCATattaatatcaacccattaccgacctactacagggtacgggtctcctccaggTTGACGTCCACAGTCCACCGatcccagtgcggtttggtggacttcacacgcccttgagaatattatggagaactcacgaTGTAtgccttcaccgatgaagcacaagtgatataatatatcacttattattattccttaaaacgcacatagcttaggtAAATTAggggtgcgtgttgggattagAACTCTGCCCTCCGAAATTAAAGCCGATGTCCTGACCACTGCGTTATCACCGCGTCCGATCAtattattaggataaatgtagtGCAGTGATGCGACACATACGATTTTAAATCCTTAGATTGCGTATTTTTACAATGAATttactacgcctcaggttaatcaGGACACACAGGCGCTTTATGCGTGTTTGTGATTTATGATTTACGTGTTCTGCGCATGACCTGCGAGGTGTTGCTCGATTTATGGGCGATGGTTTTTCTCTTACCAACAGTCGAACCAAGTATCTCCACGTAGGTAATTGGTAAATCCGTAAaaaagagttaccgacatagcgcAACGAGTCACGAAGCGGGAGTGGCAAAAAggcagggcacatagttcgaagaaccgatggaccttGAAGTCCTAAGGTGCCGGAATGGTGACttcgcaccggtaaacacagcgttgaTAGGCCCCCGAATAGATGAAAAGACTACATCAATCAAGTCGCAGGGGCCACTGAACGCAAGGGTTAAAATCTATGATATTTTGAACCACCTTCAAATACTTATGTCCAGCCCTGGGTATCCATTAGTTGACACgttaatataatacctactaaCAAAGTATgagattagtaaaaaaaaaaaaaaaattgtattacattgtgacgaataaaaatatttggaagCGATAACCTGCTTGAGAACATTTAATCTTGATAAACAATAAACACTTGGAAAAGTGTGTGAAAATCACCTCGCGCGATAGAATTCGCACTAGATAAGACACCTTGCAATAAGTACAATGAGTCACGACCTTTTGAGTTTTGTATTGCTTAGTAGGCATTAGTATGCCGCTGGCGTcggacgtcactttattgtcacgttcataaaaaaaacaccgttATGCGATTCGCGATGGGCAATTCAACAGCTAAGAGTCCAAGGAAAAAGATAAATTGGACGAAAAACTGTGAGTTATTTCGATACGCGTTCCGATTTCGGAAATCCCACGTTTATTTATGTCTGTCCAACGTCTGAAACACGTGCGTTTCTTTTTATGTTTAGGTCAGGACTTGTCCAAAGATAGCAGGATGAAAGTGATGGAAGTGCAAGCCGATGAAGAGGTATGTATTCATAGGCTTTCTTATCTAGAAGTGGTTGTGCAAAATATCTTTATGTTTACGATTTGTCGCTTTATGACAATGCTGTTTATATGATATTGACTCTAGAGATACATTTGGTGTATTATATACCTAATGGCGCCCTTTTCTTGCGTAGtattgagcgctgtggtttataAATGTCaggtcccaggttcaatcccCAGCATGAGCAATTtcggaatatataatttctgaattaactTATTTTGTCTGTTTTGAGACTTGAGTCGCATCTAGTTACAggtcttattatataaataaaataaatatactacgacgaaacacacatcgccatctagccccaaagtaagcgtagcttgtgttatgggtactgagatagctgatgaatatttttttaggaatataatacacataaatacttataatatacagataaacacccagacactgaaaaacattcatgttcatcacacaaacattttccagttgtgggaatcgaacccacgaccttggactcagaaagcaggatcgctgcccactgcgccactcggccgtcatacccttacaggctagcccgctactatcttagactgcatcatcacataaaaaatgaaatgtatttgtCACCTGTTTATACATATTGGTCGCTCCATGTGATATCTTTCATAATTTGCGATATAACAATGATAGTTTACTGTCTCTAGAGATATAATAAACATCAATAAATGAAAGCGGACCTACCTAATGATTACTAAAACTTTaactaaaagttattttagtaaattattgacgGAATAGTATAGCTAGTATACAAACTACTACATTTTGAAACACTAACTACATTAGGTAAAACGTTATTTACCTTATTTAATCCGTTTTAAGTTTTCCTTGTCTCATACAATCGAATCATTGAAACATTGTGACATTGTGTGGGTGATGAGTTGATGACCTCATCATAAACAATGATTATCTTCATGTCTAAGCATTACCATTACCGCGAATTCGATTACCATAATATCTTTATCATCAAGTTATGAGATgccattaaaattaatatttaattatgcgttaaataaacattactcgttttttttttatgcaagatactttttatttggacGACAAGTTGGGCTGTTTATTGGCTCACCTGATGTAGTGTATGGTGGAATTCTGGGCCCAAGCTTATCTCAGTGCTGgatcaaaatcaaaaaaagtattaagaaaaaaaaaatatttaaattttatttctatgatatataagtacttaaaattttaaaattgaaaaggCATCAATCATGACAGGCAAAAGACTGAAAAATTTTTGGCTTTCATCAGAATAAAACCCAGCACCTACTGATATGTAGTAATCATCAATAAATATCTCTACCTTCttctattctaatattataaagaaagattattttgtttatttcttctACCGAATAGACTCCGAAAGTACTGAAtgctaaaagtaaatttttacaatttctttGCCAAAGGCAAGTTAAACTATCAGAAAGTTACATAgactatagtttttttttaattggagatttttaagaaaattgcagtAACGAAAGCCAAAGTAGAAAAATTGAGGCGTGCGCCGAAAACTCTTGGTGATACATTAAAATTACGTATTCAATCATtgaagtactcattattacctaaaaaaaaatctgcgaggaaatattactattatagtTAGTAGAAACACTAGTGGTTAACAtttgtatcgcagtattaactcttacaaataaataaaggcaTGTAGGTATATCATCAAGGGTGACTTAAGAAGTATTgctatactttttaattcatccCAATCgggcatttaatttagaagtttagaagttatcgcgagtttagaaaaagttctttataaaaactacacatgtttttttacaagaataaacaacacattttttttttgtagaactcCTAAATTGAATGCCCCGGGTTTCGTACG of the Pararge aegeria chromosome 10, ilParAegt1.1, whole genome shotgun sequence genome contains:
- the LOC120626664 gene encoding RUN and FYVE domain-containing protein 2 isoform X1 → MRSLTAAHGVEPLPELGLTSGIQVEDNPDADMAGAQDTIYLCNFRVSVDGEWLCLKELHDMEMQNSYTAQSDNGAMTSPDDPMHSLMARDPVVIERSNLVNISKLIVKELIEQSLRYGRMLDSDHLPLHHFFIVLEHVMRHGLKPKKGLLGPKKELWDILQMVEKYSPEAADITASIRDLPTVKTAMGRARAWLRLALMQKRLADYLRILLEHREETLEEYFEPHALMLNEEAVIITGLLVGLNVVDCNLCVKEEDLDSQQGVIDFSLYLRGSNSSNELAGNGNNGNNEPKQRHINTMLDQKNYIEELNRHLNATVTNLQSKVEGLTTTNALMKEDLAIAKNTMIQLVEENNQLKHALGQDLSKDSRMKVMEVQADEEEKRSVKSNTSDKYKHEKESELGKSLEEEKKKNMELQKELDLQISLKAEMEVAMKLLEKDIHDKQDTIISLRRQLDDIKLINLEMYKKLQECESSLKHKTELIAKLEAKTESMGSTIHQLDEKLQEDKNVRKNLEENSRSLGQKAAIAETRAVAAEGDLRIEREWRISLQESMMRDRDKISILNQEVESLKSIGQKYIALQEEQHQLKIQYSEAQKTLEEVGATLSENKLQLAEMLEKEAKSTDETPNWTSDKDAVACAACAKEFNIARRKHHCRRCGHIFCGACSEKTVALVGNTKPVRVCDACFVEVRLT
- the LOC120626664 gene encoding protein RUFY3 isoform X3; protein product: MRSLTAAHGVEPLPELGLTSGIQVEDNPDADMAGAQDTIYLCNFRVSVDGEWLCLKELHDMEMQNSYTAQSDNGAMTSPDDPMHSLMARDPVVIERSNLVNISKLIVKELIEQSLRYGRMLDSDHLPLHHFFIVLEHVMRHGLKPKKGLLGPKKELWDILQMVEKYSPEAADITASIRDLPTVKTAMGRARAWLRLALMQKRLADYLRILLEHREETLEEYFEPHALMLNEEAVIITGLLVGLNVVDCNLCVKEEDLDSQQGVIDFSLYLRGSNSSNELAGNGNNGNNEPKQRHINTMLDQKNYIEELNRHLNATVTNLQSKVEGLTTTNALMKEDLAIAKNTMIQLVEENNQLKHALGQDLSKDSRMKVMEVQADEEEKRSVKSNTSDKYKHEKESELGKSLEEEKKKNMELQKELDLQISLKAEMEVAMKLLEKDIHDKQDTIISLRRQLDDIKLINLEMYKKLQEDKNVRKNLEENSRSLGQKAAIAETRAVAAEGDLRIEREWRISLQESMMRDRDKISILNQEVESLKSIGQKYIALQEEQHQLKIQYSEAQKTLEEVGATLSENKLQLAEMLEKEAKSTDETPNWTSDKDAVACAACAKEFNIARRKHHCRRCGHIFCGACSEKTVALVGNTKPVRVCDACFVEVRLT
- the LOC120626664 gene encoding protein RUFY3 isoform X4; translated protein: MRSLTAAHGVEPLPELGLTSGIQVEDNPDADMAGAQDTIYLCNFRVSVDGEWLCLKELHDMEMQNSYTAQSDNGAMTSPDDPMHSLMARDPVVIERSNLVNISKLIVKELIEQSLRYGRMLDSDHLPLHHFFIVLEHVMRHGLKPKKGLLGPKKELWDILQMVEKYSPEAADITASIRDLPTVKTAMGRARAWLRLALMQKRLADYLRILLEHREETLEEYFEPHALMLNEEAVIITGLLVGLNVVDCNLCVKEEDLDSQQGVIDFSLYLRGSNSSNELAGNGNNGNNEPKQRHINTMLDQKNYIEELNRHLNATVTNLQSKVEGLTTTNALMKEDLAIAKNTMIQLVEENNQLKHALGQDLSKDSRMKVMEVQADEEEKRSVKSNTSDKYKHEKESELGKSLEEEKKKNMELQKELDLQISLKAEMEVAMKLLEKDIHDKQDTIISLRRQLDDIKLINLEMYKKLQECEMELTQKGEMVSRLQGKAEQIGKILHNLEKYNHFLGPDHDLVKALKSPTNDNLGEKLEMLKAQSSHQKGTKSKDEGPPKKKLNLQEIPPFRKNSCNDKPSVSAVEK